A single Thermosynechococcus vestitus BP-1 DNA region contains:
- a CDS encoding DUF697 domain-containing protein, whose product MTPRRWLWPLLGCSAILVLILWLISALTWLYVQVAFTAPFLANLLVLIFIGLLGGLLYTFFRYLYLLEGKGKHKAATAVPQAPLDKTEAAAENLKALRQQLSQIEDEVARQALLARARELEEDFSRHELRIVVFGTGSAGKTSLVNALLGEMVGEVAPTMGTTEVGRTYRFWLPHAEREILITDTPGILEAGVAGTYREQRARQLAAEADLLLFVLDDDLRQSEYTPLVNLVEMGKRSLLVLNKIDLRSEADQLALLRHLRQRVKGLIPPQDVVGIAARPQPVPLDTGEWLEPEPHIWPLIRRMSAILREEGDDLVADNILLQSQRLGEQARKIIDQQRRRQADKVVERYQWISAGVVCVTPIPGVDLLAAAAVNAQMVMEIGKVYGCELNRDRARELALSLGKTLASLGIVKGAMNLVGTALQLSGGGLVVGKAVQGITAAYLTRIAGKSFIEYFRHNQDWGDGGMGEVVQRQFQLNRRDEFIRSFVQQAIARLPSPLGTMIPEEMKTPLSREEELS is encoded by the coding sequence ATGACCCCCAGACGTTGGTTGTGGCCCCTCTTGGGGTGCAGCGCCATTTTGGTGCTCATTCTCTGGCTGATCTCGGCATTGACGTGGCTCTATGTGCAGGTGGCTTTTACGGCGCCCTTTTTGGCCAATCTCTTGGTGTTGATTTTCATTGGCCTATTGGGGGGGCTGCTCTACACTTTCTTTCGCTATCTATATCTACTTGAAGGCAAGGGCAAGCACAAGGCTGCCACCGCTGTACCCCAAGCCCCCCTTGATAAAACGGAGGCTGCCGCTGAAAACCTCAAAGCCCTACGACAGCAACTGAGTCAAATTGAAGATGAGGTGGCACGGCAAGCCCTCTTGGCACGGGCACGGGAGCTAGAGGAGGATTTTTCTCGCCACGAATTGCGCATTGTTGTTTTTGGTACTGGTTCAGCCGGTAAAACCTCCCTGGTCAATGCCTTGCTGGGGGAGATGGTGGGGGAAGTGGCACCTACGATGGGCACTACGGAAGTCGGGCGAACCTATCGGTTTTGGCTTCCCCATGCAGAGCGGGAAATTCTCATTACCGATACCCCCGGTATCTTGGAAGCAGGGGTCGCTGGCACCTACCGCGAGCAACGGGCTCGACAACTGGCCGCAGAGGCAGATTTACTGCTGTTTGTTCTGGATGATGACCTGCGGCAGTCGGAATATACCCCCTTGGTCAACTTGGTGGAAATGGGCAAGCGATCGCTGTTAGTCCTCAATAAAATTGACTTGCGCTCCGAGGCTGATCAACTGGCTCTGCTCCGCCATCTGCGGCAGCGGGTTAAGGGGTTGATTCCGCCCCAAGATGTGGTGGGCATTGCCGCCCGTCCCCAACCGGTTCCCCTTGATACAGGAGAGTGGTTAGAACCCGAACCCCATATTTGGCCACTGATTCGGCGGATGAGTGCCATTCTCCGCGAGGAAGGGGATGATCTTGTGGCAGACAATATCCTCTTGCAGTCTCAACGCCTAGGGGAGCAAGCCCGCAAAATCATTGATCAGCAACGGCGCCGCCAAGCGGATAAGGTGGTGGAGCGCTACCAGTGGATTAGTGCAGGTGTCGTCTGTGTCACGCCGATTCCCGGGGTAGATCTGCTGGCCGCTGCGGCTGTGAATGCGCAAATGGTGATGGAAATTGGCAAGGTCTATGGCTGTGAATTGAATCGCGATCGCGCCCGCGAATTAGCCCTTTCCTTGGGCAAAACCCTTGCTAGTCTTGGCATTGTCAAAGGTGCAATGAATCTGGTGGGGACAGCCCTACAGTTAAGTGGCGGGGGGCTGGTGGTTGGCAAAGCAGTTCAAGGAATTACAGCCGCCTACCTCACTCGCATTGCGGGTAAAAGTTTTATTGAGTATTTTCGCCACAATCAAGACTGGGGCGATGGGGGCATGGGTGAAGTGGTGCAACGGCAGTTTCAACTCAATCGCCGCGATGAATTTATTCGCTCCTTTGTCCAGCAGGCGATCGCCCGCTTACCCTCCCCACTGGGAACTATGATTCCTGAGGAGATGAAAACTCCCCTCTCCCGTGAAGAAGAGCTCTCTTAA
- a CDS encoding IS5 family transposase → MVDHRCYSCQSPPSCHRRQRRQPRHGAYKRGLNTKIHLAVDAHGMPLRMVITAGTTADCRQAATLIEGIDAKYLLADKGYDSDALIAQAKEHGMQPVIPSRRHRRQRRECDKQLYRLRHLVENAFLHLKRWRGIATRYAKNTASFLAAVHIRCIAIWASIS, encoded by the coding sequence ATGGTTGATCATCGATGCTACTCATGTCAAAGTCCACCCTCATGCCACAGGCGCCAAAGGCGGCAACCAAGACATGGGGCGTACAAAAGGGGGCTCAATACCAAGATACATCTGGCCGTGGATGCGCATGGTATGCCGCTGCGAATGGTTATCACAGCAGGTACCACTGCGGATTGTCGCCAAGCTGCAACCTTGATCGAAGGAATCGATGCAAAGTACCTGTTGGCGGACAAAGGCTACGACAGTGATGCCCTCATCGCCCAAGCCAAAGAGCATGGGATGCAGCCTGTCATCCCTTCGCGCAGACATCGCAGACAGCGACGTGAATGCGACAAGCAGTTGTATCGGCTTCGTCATCTGGTTGAGAATGCTTTTTTGCATCTCAAGCGTTGGCGAGGTATTGCCACGCGATACGCCAAAAATACGGCTTCTTTCCTTGCTGCTGTGCACATCCGTTGTATCGCCATTTGGGCATCAATCTCGTGA
- a CDS encoding HNH endonuclease, translating to MFGIWTKDKNGDPWAKHLIKASEIRIQRRGKIKADANPFLPEWAEYFEQRKKLKEAPAQYRRTRRELWKKQGGICPVCGGEIEQDMLTEIHHILPKHKGGTDDLDNLVLIHTNCHKQVHSRDGQHSRFLLKEGL from the coding sequence ATGTTCGGAATATGGACGAAAGACAAAAACGGAGACCCGTGGGCCAAGCATTTAATCAAAGCCTCGGAAATCCGAATCCAACGTCGCGGTAAAATCAAGGCAGACGCCAACCCGTTTCTCCCAGAATGGGCAGAATACTTTGAGCAGCGCAAGAAACTCAAAGAGGCCCCTGCCCAATACCGGCGCACCCGTCGGGAATTGTGGAAGAAACAAGGCGGCATCTGTCCAGTATGTGGGGGAGAAATTGAGCAAGACATGCTCACCGAAATCCACCACATACTGCCCAAACACAAGGGTGGTACTGACGACCTGGACAATCTTGTCCTAATCCACACTAACTGCCACAAACAGGTGCACAGCCGAGATGGTCAGCACAGCCGGTTCCTCTTGAAAGAGGGGCTTTGA
- the gatA gene encoding Asp-tRNA(Asn)/Glu-tRNA(Gln) amidotransferase subunit GatA, with protein MSVIQELHRQLVRKERSATEITQAYLDRIAQVEPTLHSFLTVTRDRALAQAAEVDKRLAAGEEIGLLTGIPLAIKDNLCTYGVRTTCASKMLEHFVPPYESTVTEKLQAAGAIMVGKTNLDEFAMGSSTENSAFGFTANPWNPERVSGGSSGGSAAAVAARECAAALGSDTGGSIRQPAAFCGVVGLKPTYGLVSRYGLVAYASSLDQIGPLAPTVTDAAILLGAIAGHDPKDATSLRVPIPDYTQALKPDLKGMRIGLIQETVGEGVQPEVKSALEAALKTLEALGATLVELSCPRFAYGLPTYYIIAPSEASANLARYDGVNFGFRAEGASDLLEMYMKTRAQGFGAEVKRRIMIGTYALSAGYYDAYYLRAQKVRTLIKEDFARAFEQVDVLICPTAPTTAFKAGEKTADPLSMYLSDLMTIPVNLAGLPGLSVPCGFDSNGLPIGLQLIGNVLQEATLFHVAYAYEQTTPWHQQQPQL; from the coding sequence ATGTCAGTGATTCAGGAGCTACACCGTCAACTCGTTCGCAAAGAACGCTCCGCCACTGAAATCACCCAGGCTTATCTGGATCGCATTGCCCAGGTGGAGCCAACGCTCCATAGCTTTTTGACGGTAACCCGCGATCGCGCCCTTGCCCAAGCGGCTGAGGTGGATAAACGCCTTGCCGCGGGTGAAGAGATAGGATTACTCACAGGGATTCCCTTGGCCATTAAGGATAACCTTTGCACCTACGGTGTGCGCACCACCTGTGCGTCTAAGATGCTGGAGCACTTTGTCCCCCCCTACGAATCCACCGTGACCGAAAAATTGCAGGCCGCTGGCGCAATTATGGTGGGCAAAACCAATCTGGATGAATTTGCTATGGGCAGCTCCACCGAAAATTCTGCCTTTGGTTTCACGGCCAATCCTTGGAATCCAGAGCGGGTCTCTGGGGGATCCTCTGGGGGATCTGCTGCTGCCGTTGCTGCCAGAGAATGTGCTGCGGCCCTCGGTTCCGATACGGGGGGGTCGATTCGTCAACCCGCTGCCTTCTGTGGCGTGGTGGGTCTTAAACCCACCTATGGTTTGGTGTCTCGCTATGGTCTTGTTGCCTATGCCTCCTCCTTAGATCAAATTGGACCTTTGGCACCGACTGTTACCGATGCTGCGATTCTTTTGGGGGCGATCGCGGGCCATGATCCCAAGGATGCCACCAGTCTCAGGGTGCCGATTCCTGACTACACCCAAGCCCTCAAACCGGACCTCAAAGGCATGCGCATTGGCCTGATTCAAGAAACCGTGGGTGAAGGTGTACAACCGGAGGTGAAATCGGCCCTTGAAGCCGCCCTAAAAACTCTGGAGGCATTGGGGGCAACCCTTGTTGAACTCTCCTGTCCACGCTTTGCCTACGGTCTGCCCACCTACTACATCATTGCCCCCTCCGAAGCCTCCGCCAACTTAGCCCGCTACGATGGCGTGAACTTTGGTTTTCGGGCTGAAGGTGCCAGTGATCTGCTTGAGATGTACATGAAAACCCGCGCCCAAGGCTTTGGGGCTGAAGTCAAACGGCGGATCATGATTGGCACCTATGCCCTTTCCGCTGGCTACTACGATGCCTACTACCTACGGGCACAAAAAGTACGCACCCTGATCAAAGAAGACTTTGCCCGTGCCTTTGAACAGGTGGATGTTTTAATCTGCCCCACCGCCCCCACCACTGCCTTTAAGGCGGGGGAGAAAACCGCTGATCCCCTGAGTATGTATCTATCAGACCTGATGACCATCCCTGTGAACCTTGCCGGCTTGCCGGGATTGAGCGTACCCTGTGGCTTTGATAGCAATGGACTACCCATTGGCCTGCAATTGATTGGCAACGTTCTGCAGGAAGCAACCCTATTCCACGTTGCCTATGCCTATGAACAGACCACCCCTTGGCACCAACAGCAGCCGCAGCTTTAG